Proteins from one Mobula birostris isolate sMobBir1 chromosome 10, sMobBir1.hap1, whole genome shotgun sequence genomic window:
- the LOC140204230 gene encoding cationic amino acid transporter 3-like, whose translation MANKILENFGKKLIRRRNVDCSTDETRFVRCLTTLDLVALGVGSTLGAGVYILAGEVARDKAGPAIVLCFLISALASVLAGLCYAEFGARVPKTGSAYLYSYVTVGEIWAFITGWNLILSYVLGTASVARAWSYTFDNLIDNKISFFFGKYLKMNYPGVLANYPDIFAVILILLLTGLLAFGVSESAIVNKVFTVINLAVLGFVIISGFVKGDIKNWQLTESDYNETCLKNSTYCEAANFGSGGFAPFGLFGIFSGAATCFYAFVGFDCIAATGEEAKNPQKSIPIGIVVSLLICFVAYFGVSAALTLMMPYYILDDESPLPKAFQYVGWDHARYLVAVGSLCALSTSLLGSMFPMPRVIYAMAEDGLLFRFLGNMNKKTKTPVHATIVSGIVAAIMALFFDLDVLVDLMSIGTLLAYSLVAVCVLILRYQPSQLVKCDKDEITPFGENKGNLENQVNNEDKTSLTLKLLFNPKENHPTKNSGLIIYISAGILSFVLTCISIIIAKYHVEILNAHVFWVMLLGALCLVVVVITFVMWKQPQSKVPLTFKVPLLPFIPIASVFINVYLMVMMSLNTWAMFGIWMLIGFLIYFGYGIRNSSEGRSPYDTPIDSGSQEKMDTMLECNTLISVEKFKEVETA comes from the exons ATGGCAAACAAGATCTTGgaaaattttggaaagaagttGATTCGTAGAAGAAATGTTGATTGCAGCACAGACGAAACTCGTTTTGTCAGGTGCCTGACGACGTTGGACCTCGTTGCTCTGGGGGTTGGCAGTACTCTCGGGGCAGGTGTGTACATTTTAGCAGGTGAAGTAGCCAGGGACAAAGCAGGTCCTGCTATTGTCCTTTGCTTCTTGATCTCTGCTCTTGCCTCTGTACTTGCTGGCCTCTGCTATGCTGAATTTGGAGCTCGAGTCCCCAAGACTGGATCTGCATACCTCTACAGCTACGTCACTGTGGGTGAAATATGGGCATTTATAAcgggatggaatttaatcctatCATATGTACTAG GTACAGCAAGTGTTGCTCGAGCATGGAGTTACACTTTTGACAACCTCATTGACAATAAAATTTCATTTTTCTTTGGAAAATACCTGAAAATGAACTATCCTGGCGTGCTTGCTAATTATCCAGATATATTTGCCGTCATCTTAATTTTGCTTCTCACAG GTCTTTTGGCATTTGGGGTGAGCGAGTCAGCAATAGTGAACAAAGTATTTACTGTCATAAACTTAGCTGTTCTGGGCTTTGTTATCATCtctggatttgtgaaaggagacATCAAGAACTGGCAGTTAACCGAGTCTGACTACAATGAAACCTGCCTCAAAaacag TACCTATTGTGAAGCAGCAAACTTTGGCTCTGGAGGATTCGCCCCTTTTGGACTTTTTGGAATTTTCTCAGGAGCTGCAACGTGCTTCTATGCCTTTGTAGGATTTGACTGTATTGCAGCTACAG GCGAAGAAGCAAAAAATCCTCAGAAGTCAATTCCTATCGGGATTGTTGTTTCCCTGTTGATCTGCTTTGTGGCATACTTTGGAGTGTCCGCTGCTCTCACGCTCATGATGCCATACTACATCCTGGATGATGAAAGCCCATTGCCAAAGGCCTTCCAGTATGTTGGCTGGGACCATGCACGATACCTTGTGGCAGTTGGCTCTCTCTGTGCCCTCTCCACCAG TCTGTTAGGCTCCATGTTCCCTATGCCACGTGTCATATATGCTATGGCTGAAGATGGATTGCTCTTCCGCTTCCTAGGGAATATGAACAAAAAAACCAAGACACCGGTACATGCAACCATTGTTTCTGGCATTGTGGCTG CTATCATGGCACTGTTCTTTGATCTAGACGTCCTAGTCGACCTTATGTCTATTGGTACATTGCTTGCCTATTCTTTGGTGGCAGTTTGTGTTCTTATCCTCAG ATATCAGCCTTCTCAGCTTGTTAAATGTGATAAGGACGAAATAACTCCATTTGGAGAAAACAAAGGCAACCTGGAAAACCAAGTCAACAATGAGGACAAGACTTCATTGACCTTAAAGCTGCTATTTAACCCAAAGGAAAATCACCCCACTAAAAATTCTGGATTAATTATTTACATAAGTGCTGGAATTTTGT CATTTGTCTTGACTTGTATTTCCATTATTATTGCCAAATATCATGTGGAAATACTGAACGCACACGTCTTCTGGGTAATGCTGCTTGGGGCTCTCTGTCTGGTGGTTGTAGTCATTACATTCGTGATGTGGAAACAGCCACAAAGTAAAGTGCCACTTACTTTTAAG GTACCACTCCTCCCCTTTATACCTATCGCCAGTGTCTTCATAAATGTTTACTTGATGGTGATGATGAGTTTGAACACCTGGGCAATGTTTGGAATTTGGATGCTTATCG GATTTTTGATCTACTTTGGGTATGGAATACGGAACAGCTCTGAGGGTCGTAGTCCCTATGATACACCTATTGACTCCGGAAGCCAAGAGAAAATGGACACAATGCTAGAATGCAACACTTTAATCAGTGTTGAAAAATTTAAAGAAGTGGAAACTGCGTGA
- the snrnp35 gene encoding U11/U12 small nuclear ribonucleoprotein 35 kDa protein gives MPIGVWVNPAPGLVAHSFTALVFSSMMNELWTPIAKQYNPLKAGSIDGTDEEPHDRAVSRAIAAKYRPNKGVIGDPHLTLFVARLNPQTTEEKLKDTFSRFGDIRRLRLVRDIVTGFSKCYAFIEYKDERSLLKAHRDSNKLVVDQNEIFVDFELERTLKGWVPRRFGGGLGGKKESGQLRFGGRDRPFRKPFSLPALKAELYTEGPVDKMDRTRDNRQWERSRDRERRREERGEEREKHDGDRERYRSRERDHKRQRDEDRYKDEDRHQRRERHKSRR, from the exons ATGCCCATAGGCGTTTGGGTGAATCCCGCTCCCGGACTGGTAGCTCATTCATTCACTGCACTGGTCTTCAGCAG CATGATGAATGAACTATGGACTCCAATTGCAAAACAATACAACCCATTAAAAGCTGGAAGCATTGATGGGACTGATGAGGAACCCCACGACCGAGCTGTCTCAAGAGCAATTGCAGCCAAATACAGACCCAATAAGGGTGTTATAGGAGATCCCCACCTGACACTCTTTGTTGCCAGGTTGAATCCTCAGACAACAGAGGAAAAGTTAAAAGACACATTCTCCAGATTCGGAGACATCCGTAGATTGAGGCTTGTGAGGGACATTGTCACTGGGTTTTCCAAATGCTATGCTTTCATTGAATATAAGGATGAACGCTCACTATTAAAGGCACATCGGGATAGCAATAAATTAGTGGTGGACCAAAATGAAATATTTGTTGATTTTGAGTTGGAACGGACTTTAAAAGGATGGGTCCCACGGAGATTTGGTGGAGGATTAGGAGGTAAAAAAGAATCTGGCCAGCTTCGGTTTGGTGGGCGGGATCGACCGTTTAGAAAGCCTTTCAGCCTGCCAGCACTGAAAGCAGAACTGTACACGGAGGGACCAGTTGACAAAATGGATAGAACACGGGATAACCGGCAGTGGGAGAGAAGTCGAGATCGagaaaggagaagagaagagaggggCGAGGAAAGAGAAAAGCATGATGGAGATAGAGAGCGATACAGAAGCAGAGAACGGGATCATAAACGCCAAAGGGATGAAGATCGATACAAAGATGAAGACAGACACCAACGCAGGGAGAGGCATAAAAGTCGACGGTAG